The Brassica napus cultivar Da-Ae chromosome C7, Da-Ae, whole genome shotgun sequence genome has a segment encoding these proteins:
- the LOC106373245 gene encoding uncharacterized mitochondrial protein AtMg00810-like, giving the protein MPTQADNTEEGIEFTETFSPVVKPASIRTVLHVALTNNWPINQYDVQNAFLHGNLEETVYMFQPSGYVDKSKPDHVCRLNCSIYGLRQAPRAWNQRFVEFITKQGFKQSKSDASLFIYMKNNERAYLLLYVDDIILTASSSSLRQAVTDALKSEFPITDEGQINSFLGISALFNDKGLFLNQTRYAEEIIERTNMKDCKPCATPVDLKSKLSDKEGKPVSNSTDYRSLAGALQYLTFTRPDIDYAVQKICLFMHDPREPHLQALKRIIRYIQGTKQKGLQLLKSQVMKLTVYSDADWAGCPSTRRSTSGFCVYMGDNLVSWSAKRQPTVSRSSAEAEYKSADWAGCPSTRRSTSGFCVYMGDNLVS; this is encoded by the exons ATGCCAACTCAAGCTGACAACACT GAAGAAGGCATAGAGTTCACAGAGACCTTCAGTCCAGTCGTCAAGCCTGCATCAATTCGAACCGTTCTTCATGTCGCTCTCACCAACAACTGGCCAATCAATCAATATGATGTTCAAAACGCATTCTTGCACGGGAACTTGGAGGAAACCGTCTATATGTTTCAACCATCCGGCTACGTTGACAAATCAAAACCAGATCACGTATGCAGACTCAACTGCTCCATCTATGGTCTCCGACAAGCTCCTCGGGCCTGGAATCAACGGTTTGTTGAGTTCATCACGAAACAAGGCTTCAAGCAGAGCAAGAGTGATGCAAGCTTGTTCATCTACATGAAGAACAATGAACGTGCGTATCTTCTACTATACGTCGATGATATCATCTTAactgcttcttcctcttcactCCGTCAGGCTGTTACCGATGCTCTAAAGTCAGAGTTCCCAATCACTGATGAAGGTCAAATAAACTCTTTCTTAGGGATCTCAGCTTTGTTCAATGATAAGGGTTTGTTCCTGAATCAAACTCGTTATGCTGAGGAGATCATTGAACGCACAAACATGAAAGATTGTAAACCGTGTGCAACGCCAGTGGATTTGAAATCTAAACTTTCGGACAAGGAAGGCAAACCAGTCTCCAATTCAACTGATTATCGGAGCTTGGCAGGAGCATTGCAGTATCTCACCTTCACAAGGCCAGATATAGATTATGCGGTACAAAAAATTTGCTTGTTCATGCATGATCCTCGAGAGCCTCATTTACAAGCTCTAAAACGTATAATACGTTATATCCAAGGCACGAAACAGAAGGGGTTACAGCTCCTGAAGTCTCAAGTCATGAAGCTTACTGTCTACTCGGACGCCGATTGGGCGGGTTGTCCGTCTACCAGAAGATCAACATCAGGGTTTTGTGTCTACATGGGTGACAATCTTGTTTCCTGGTCTGCGAAAAGACAACCAACAGTCTCCAGGTCTAGTGCAGAGGCTGAATACAAAAGTGCCGATTGGGCGGGTTGTCCGTCTACCAGAAGATCAACATCAGGGTTTTGTGTTTACATGGGTGACAATCTTGTTTCCTGA